A single window of Granulicella mallensis MP5ACTX8 DNA harbors:
- a CDS encoding M28 family peptidase, whose product MTKYWTMTALLLMAAGMSTGKALSQSPLSTAEKSVSSDRIREQDKFLSDDQLEGRYPGLRGGELAAQYIATQFALEGLTPAGDNGTFFQQVNFVGMKVKPAETSFTLESEKGKPVLLKFGDDFVVTNQTLTPVTTIDAPIVFVGYGATAPEFNWDDYAGVDVKGKIILCIVGDPPSDDPKFFAGKALTYYGRWTYKFEQAARKGAVGALIIHRTDLASYGWDVVKNSNSGERTALRDDANPRLQAASWIHLDVARKLFAMSGLDLDKEFAAAGQRGFHAVELPVRLKATVTSTVRPFQSPNVVAMLPGQNKASGKPDQAVLYTAHYDHLGFVPGMPGDNIYNGAADNGTGVAMILEMARAWKQVPPSDLPHSVIVAAVTAEEQGLLGSEYLGQHPPVPVSQIALDINYDMLLPIGVQQEINVNGAQRTTFYPEVQATAKRFDLAIVPDPRPEAGSYYRSDHFSLSRVGIPAFSIDAGTLYEGHDHAWGAAQEKSFNENHYHNFSDNFDPQWDFKGDAKLVRFGIDLGWQVIHAPHTVEWKAGDEFEAARKASEK is encoded by the coding sequence ATGACGAAGTATTGGACGATGACGGCGCTGCTGCTGATGGCAGCGGGCATGAGCACAGGCAAAGCATTGAGCCAGAGCCCGCTGAGCACTGCGGAGAAGTCGGTAAGCTCAGACCGCATTCGCGAGCAGGACAAGTTCCTCTCCGACGACCAGCTCGAAGGCCGCTACCCAGGCCTGCGCGGCGGCGAGCTTGCAGCCCAGTACATCGCCACGCAGTTCGCGCTCGAAGGCCTGACCCCTGCCGGCGATAACGGCACGTTCTTCCAGCAGGTGAACTTCGTCGGCATGAAGGTCAAGCCGGCGGAGACCTCCTTCACCCTGGAATCGGAGAAGGGCAAGCCTGTCCTGCTGAAGTTTGGCGACGACTTCGTCGTTACGAACCAGACGCTGACCCCGGTGACCACGATCGACGCGCCGATCGTCTTCGTCGGCTATGGCGCGACGGCTCCTGAGTTCAACTGGGACGACTATGCTGGTGTCGACGTCAAGGGCAAGATCATCCTCTGCATCGTCGGGGACCCACCCTCGGACGACCCGAAGTTCTTCGCGGGCAAGGCGCTGACCTACTACGGCCGCTGGACGTACAAGTTCGAGCAGGCTGCCCGCAAGGGTGCGGTGGGAGCACTGATCATTCATCGCACCGATCTAGCGAGCTATGGCTGGGACGTGGTGAAGAACTCGAACTCCGGCGAGCGCACCGCGCTGCGCGATGACGCAAACCCACGCCTGCAGGCCGCGAGCTGGATTCACCTCGACGTGGCCCGCAAGCTGTTCGCGATGAGCGGACTCGATCTCGACAAGGAGTTTGCGGCTGCGGGGCAGCGCGGCTTCCATGCGGTCGAGCTGCCCGTGCGGCTGAAGGCCACGGTGACCAGCACGGTGCGCCCGTTCCAGAGCCCGAACGTCGTCGCGATGCTGCCGGGACAGAACAAGGCCAGCGGCAAACCCGACCAGGCGGTGCTCTACACGGCGCACTACGATCACCTCGGCTTCGTTCCGGGGATGCCGGGCGACAACATCTACAACGGTGCTGCCGACAACGGGACCGGCGTGGCGATGATCCTGGAGATGGCGCGAGCCTGGAAGCAGGTTCCGCCGAGTGACCTGCCTCACTCGGTGATCGTCGCGGCAGTCACAGCGGAAGAGCAGGGGCTGCTGGGCTCGGAGTATCTTGGCCAGCACCCGCCGGTGCCGGTCTCTCAGATCGCGCTCGACATCAACTACGACATGCTGCTGCCGATCGGCGTGCAGCAGGAGATCAACGTCAATGGAGCGCAGCGCACAACGTTCTATCCCGAGGTGCAGGCGACGGCGAAGCGCTTCGACCTGGCGATCGTTCCCGACCCTCGACCTGAGGCGGGCAGCTACTATCGCAGCGATCACTTCAGCCTGTCGCGTGTAGGCATTCCGGCGTTCTCCATCGACGCGGGCACGCTGTATGAGGGCCATGATCACGCGTGGGGCGCCGCTCAGGAGAAGAGCTTCAACGAGAACCACTATCACAACTTCAGCGACAACTTCGATCCGCAGTGGGACTTCAAGGGAGACGCGAAGCTGGTGCGGTTCGGGATCGATCTTGGCTGGCAGGTGATCCACGCGCCGCACACGGTGGAGTGGAAGGCCGGCGATGAGTTCGAGGCCGCGCGCAAGGCGAGTGAGAAATAG
- a CDS encoding NHL repeat-containing protein, with product MASFRTRSLSRFALAFSASVCLASVLTGCGTGALDTSSTGTLGIQGHVFGGQQPVSGASIFLYVAGTGGNGSAATPILQGAVTTSADGTFSIGTNYSCPSGTDQTYIAAVNGNPGLGTGNNNALVLMAALGDCSNLSSFSFVNINEVTTAAAAWALAPFTTSYTNVGSSSTNTKGIQNAFLDAQLLADSSTGLPPTTLPSNLTFETSKLYTLANAIASCVNSDGGSSCSPLFKAATPSGGVAPTDTLGAALNIVKHPAQNVAAVFTAASSQPPFPSLPKAPNDWTMTMTVTGGGLSNPDPIDIDSNGFVWAGNHNDSTGQPNTSSISEFSPQGTPLSPSTGYGFGLLDEVLGLTIDSSDNVWVTNEENKGALNGSLTGFSGASSSTPGTPIVNSASGVPYFLDPDPTNGTYFPVALSTNASDQIFVLNQNTNHESVFNPTTGAFSPLAINNVNFPVAIAADASGGLWIANSCVSGCSATGGPPNGAGDSTVTHVASDGTAMRPVCCFTPSSLATDGLGNAWIADGGNNSVSEISPAGTVVVNQLQIGGLQNPALLSSLSIDAGENLWIANLRSITPNRQGTLSGIASTSLTSISPNTSGCTTTQDGNTTCTVPGGFGLDINLQAPSATVPDRSGNVWISSSNSNSIVMFFGLAVPTATPIRPTPTAP from the coding sequence ATGGCCTCTTTTCGTACGCGCTCTCTGTCCAGATTTGCCCTGGCCTTCTCCGCTTCCGTCTGTCTGGCCTCTGTGTTGACCGGCTGCGGAACCGGGGCTCTCGATACCTCCAGCACAGGAACTCTCGGCATTCAGGGCCATGTTTTTGGTGGCCAGCAGCCTGTCTCAGGCGCCTCCATCTTCCTCTACGTCGCGGGTACCGGCGGCAACGGCTCTGCCGCGACCCCCATCCTCCAGGGTGCGGTCACGACCAGCGCGGACGGCACCTTTAGTATCGGCACCAACTACTCCTGCCCCTCCGGCACGGATCAGACCTATATCGCGGCGGTCAACGGCAATCCTGGGCTCGGCACGGGCAACAACAATGCGCTCGTCCTGATGGCCGCACTTGGAGACTGCAGCAACCTCAGCAGCTTCTCCTTCGTTAATATCAACGAAGTAACGACCGCAGCCGCAGCCTGGGCACTGGCACCGTTCACGACGTCTTACACCAACGTCGGCTCGAGCTCGACGAACACCAAGGGCATCCAGAACGCCTTCCTGGACGCACAGCTGCTCGCCGACTCCAGCACAGGCCTGCCCCCCACAACGCTTCCTTCGAACCTGACCTTCGAAACCAGCAAGCTGTACACCCTGGCCAATGCCATCGCCTCCTGCGTCAACTCGGATGGCGGGTCTTCCTGCAGCCCCCTGTTCAAGGCCGCAACGCCAAGCGGTGGGGTCGCACCGACCGACACCCTCGGTGCCGCGCTGAACATCGTCAAGCACCCTGCTCAGAATGTCGCGGCGGTCTTTACAGCAGCGTCGTCCCAGCCGCCCTTCCCGTCGCTGCCCAAGGCGCCGAACGATTGGACGATGACGATGACGGTCACCGGCGGCGGGTTGAGCAATCCTGACCCTATCGATATCGACAGCAACGGCTTCGTATGGGCGGGCAATCACAACGACTCTACCGGCCAGCCCAACACCTCCAGCATCAGTGAGTTCTCGCCGCAGGGCACTCCGCTCAGCCCCTCTACAGGGTACGGTTTTGGCCTCCTGGATGAGGTTCTGGGCCTGACCATCGACTCCAGCGACAACGTCTGGGTTACGAATGAGGAGAACAAGGGCGCGCTCAATGGAAGCCTCACTGGATTTTCCGGTGCAAGTTCGTCGACGCCGGGCACTCCTATCGTCAACAGCGCCAGCGGCGTGCCCTACTTCCTGGACCCCGATCCCACGAACGGGACCTACTTCCCGGTCGCCCTCTCGACCAACGCCAGCGACCAGATCTTCGTACTCAACCAGAATACGAACCACGAATCGGTCTTCAATCCCACCACGGGTGCCTTTTCGCCCCTGGCCATCAACAATGTCAACTTCCCTGTAGCGATTGCCGCCGATGCATCGGGTGGCCTCTGGATTGCCAATTCATGCGTCTCGGGCTGCAGCGCTACCGGCGGGCCTCCGAATGGGGCCGGCGACAGCACGGTTACGCACGTCGCCTCCGACGGCACGGCCATGCGGCCGGTGTGCTGCTTCACGCCGAGCAGCCTGGCTACTGACGGCCTGGGGAATGCCTGGATCGCAGACGGCGGAAACAACTCTGTCAGCGAGATTTCGCCCGCCGGCACGGTAGTCGTCAACCAGCTCCAGATTGGTGGACTTCAGAACCCTGCCCTTCTCAGCAGCCTGTCGATCGACGCGGGTGAAAATCTCTGGATCGCCAATCTTCGCTCGATCACGCCCAATAGGCAGGGAACGCTTTCGGGCATCGCAAGCACGAGCCTGACGAGCATTTCGCCGAACACCAGCGGATGCACGACCACGCAAGACGGAAACACCACCTGCACAGTCCCAGGCGGCTTCGGGCTGGATATCAATCTGCAGGCGCCGAGCGCTACGGTTCCCGATCGCAGCGGTAATGTATGGATCTCGAGTTCCAATTCGAACAGCATCGTCATGTTCTTCGGCCTCGCCGTCCCCACGGCGACGCCGATCCGGCCGACACCAACAGCACCATAA
- a CDS encoding A/G-specific adenine glycosylase, which produces MKQAVAGTGIAPEIEVPAIEFRRLLLGWYREHARVLPWRGIDDPYATWLSEVMLQQTRVATVIERYREFLTRFPTLQALAAAEENDVLALWSGLGYYRRARMLHRGAQFVVGELHGEMPRSAAELKALPGVGDYTAAAIASIAFGESVAVVDGNVERVLLRLMGLPEERTGAGRARITKAAQSLVPAAAKRGVGNPPGDHNQAMMELGATICTPKSPLCLQCPVVGLCRTRGEHVTPVRQKQRSRSVAYLLARRGERVLLERRSAEASLMPGMLELPPLSMDAVAAYEPLLRVKHSITNTNYDVQVFAEGKLRDAVPAAASDLIWTPAAKLRDLPLTGLARKVLQRVGVMSR; this is translated from the coding sequence ATGAAACAGGCTGTTGCAGGGACCGGTATCGCTCCTGAAATTGAAGTACCCGCGATTGAATTTCGCCGGTTGTTGCTGGGCTGGTACCGCGAACATGCCCGTGTATTACCCTGGCGCGGGATCGACGACCCCTATGCGACGTGGCTGTCGGAGGTCATGCTGCAGCAGACGCGCGTGGCTACGGTGATCGAGCGCTATCGCGAGTTCCTTACCCGCTTCCCCACGCTGCAGGCCCTGGCCGCAGCGGAAGAGAACGACGTGCTCGCCCTGTGGAGCGGCCTGGGCTACTACCGGCGCGCGCGCATGCTGCATCGCGGAGCCCAGTTTGTGGTGGGCGAGCTGCACGGGGAGATGCCGCGCTCGGCGGCAGAGCTGAAGGCCTTGCCGGGTGTCGGCGACTATACGGCCGCCGCGATTGCCAGCATCGCCTTCGGAGAGAGCGTCGCTGTGGTGGACGGCAACGTCGAACGCGTCCTGCTGCGCCTCATGGGACTGCCGGAAGAGCGGACAGGCGCAGGCCGCGCTCGGATCACGAAGGCGGCCCAGTCCCTCGTGCCCGCGGCAGCGAAGCGCGGGGTGGGCAATCCTCCGGGAGACCACAACCAAGCCATGATGGAGCTGGGTGCCACGATCTGCACGCCGAAGTCGCCGCTGTGCCTGCAGTGCCCGGTGGTAGGGCTTTGCAGAACGCGAGGCGAACACGTAACCCCGGTGAGACAGAAGCAGCGGAGCCGCAGTGTCGCCTATCTGCTCGCGCGGCGCGGGGAGAGGGTTCTGCTGGAGCGCCGTTCGGCCGAGGCCTCGCTGATGCCGGGCATGCTGGAGCTTCCGCCGCTGTCGATGGATGCCGTCGCCGCCTATGAGCCGTTATTGCGGGTGAAGCACTCGATTACGAATACAAACTATGACGTGCAGGTGTTTGCCGAGGGCAAGTTGCGCGATGCGGTTCCTGCCGCTGCCAGCGATTTGATCTGGACGCCTGCGGCGAAGCTGCGCGATCTACCGCTGACAGGGCTCGCGCGCAAGGTGTTGCAGCGGGTGGGTGTGATGTCGAGGTAG
- a CDS encoding DUF3592 domain-containing protein, which produces MHVFDGQIRQAPRLIGGIVAGIVLVSGIAWWIVRRLRPSADELERRRCERIAIGGRITDGYLVDARSLDGEESLSPTPEVLFYSYRLAGVTYNCAQDVSRLPERVRGFRLDQAVQVRYDPRNPGNSILVSESWSGLWLRQSSSEPKEQEHPG; this is translated from the coding sequence GTGCACGTTTTCGATGGCCAGATTCGACAGGCCCCGCGCCTGATCGGCGGCATTGTTGCAGGTATCGTCCTTGTCTCCGGCATCGCCTGGTGGATCGTTCGACGCCTTCGTCCTTCAGCCGATGAGCTGGAGCGTCGCCGTTGCGAGCGTATCGCCATTGGCGGACGCATTACCGATGGCTATCTCGTCGACGCCCGTTCGCTCGACGGCGAAGAGAGCCTTTCTCCCACACCCGAGGTCCTGTTCTACAGCTATCGCCTCGCAGGAGTGACGTATAACTGCGCGCAGGATGTCTCACGTCTGCCCGAACGCGTGCGCGGCTTCCGGCTCGACCAGGCGGTGCAGGTGCGCTACGACCCGCGCAATCCCGGCAACAGCATCCTGGTCTCCGAGAGCTGGAGCGGGTTGTGGCTGCGGCAGAGTTCCAGTGAGCCGAAAGAACAGGAACATCCGGGGTAG